A region from the Gammaproteobacteria bacterium genome encodes:
- the pdxA gene encoding 4-hydroxythreonine-4-phosphate dehydrogenase PdxA → MTSLAPAPRARLAVTLGDPRGIGPEVMSVAARRFVEEDPGTELLVLGPAGADPGVGEYHSMGKWDGTELSAGQVSLAALETGVELAMEGAVAGIVTGPVHKPALQAAGSRHPGQTELLEALAGADESGMLMCAERTRLGAPLRVLLATRHIALAQVAAHVTVDVLVRQARLLVAGLRTDWAIAEPRVALCALNPHASDGGLFGDEEERVYAPALEALARKAGRVAGPLPADTVFVRALRGEFDAVVAPYHDVAMAALKTVSFGTGVNVTLGLPFVRTSPDHGTAFDIAGRGVADATSALEALRLATRVAANRATTSRGAAAPAGPSAAPSATL, encoded by the coding sequence GTGACGTCGCTTGCCCCCGCCCCGCGCGCACGACTCGCCGTGACCCTCGGCGACCCGCGCGGCATCGGACCCGAGGTGATGTCGGTGGCTGCCCGCCGTTTCGTGGAGGAAGACCCGGGCACCGAGTTGCTGGTGCTGGGACCGGCGGGCGCGGACCCGGGTGTGGGCGAATACCACTCCATGGGGAAGTGGGACGGCACCGAGCTGAGCGCGGGACAAGTGTCGCTTGCGGCGCTGGAGACGGGGGTCGAACTCGCGATGGAGGGTGCCGTGGCCGGGATCGTGACCGGACCGGTGCACAAACCCGCGCTGCAGGCGGCCGGGAGCCGCCACCCGGGCCAGACCGAGCTGCTGGAGGCGCTCGCCGGGGCGGACGAGTCCGGAATGCTCATGTGTGCCGAGCGGACGCGCCTGGGAGCTCCCCTGCGTGTCCTGCTGGCCACACGGCACATCGCGCTGGCGCAGGTCGCCGCGCACGTGACGGTAGACGTGCTGGTACGGCAGGCCCGCCTTCTGGTCGCGGGGCTGCGAACGGACTGGGCCATCGCCGAGCCGCGCGTCGCGCTGTGCGCCCTCAACCCCCACGCCTCCGATGGCGGCCTCTTCGGCGACGAGGAGGAGCGGGTGTACGCGCCCGCGCTCGAGGCGCTCGCGCGGAAAGCCGGAAGGGTGGCCGGCCCCCTCCCCGCCGACACCGTGTTCGTGCGCGCCCTGCGGGGCGAGTTCGACGCGGTCGTCGCCCCCTATCACGATGTGGCCATGGCAGCCCTCAAGACGGTCTCCTTCGGCACCGGGGTCAACGTCACCCTTGGGCTGCCCTTCGTGCGCACCTCCCCCGACCACGGCACCGCCTTCGACATTGCCGGCCGGGGAGTGGCGGACGCCACCTCCGCGCTGGAGGCGTTGCGGCTTGCGACCCGCGTCGCCGCCAACCGGGCGACCACCTCCCGCGGTGCCGCAGCGCCCGCAGGCCCATCCGCGGCGCCCTCCGCGACCCTGTGA